From one Ferrimicrobium sp. genomic stretch:
- the prmC gene encoding peptide chain release factor N(5)-glutamine methyltransferase yields MSAPGSSSIKMIAETGRLAPEAGSVNPKILDRWLQQALDQQGIDDAERRSAMLADYRRRLAQGEPLQYVLGTWQFRWLELRVDPRGLIPRPETELLVDLIATELRHQRESRVLELGTGTGAIAAAIATECEPGVVVATDCSEAALELASENLVRLGLEQVVELRRGSWWEALADDERFDVICSNPPYVTEAEWVHLPSVVRAFEPCQALVAGPTGLECYEAIFTDVGHHLSPSGGVLALEIGASQANDVSRLARDAGFCEVVVHQDLAGRDRFVIARWRHERGYS; encoded by the coding sequence ATGAGCGCGCCAGGCAGCTCCTCGATCAAGATGATCGCTGAGACGGGAAGACTCGCCCCAGAGGCTGGATCGGTGAATCCGAAGATCCTCGATCGATGGCTTCAACAAGCGCTCGACCAACAAGGTATCGACGACGCAGAGCGAAGGAGCGCGATGCTCGCCGACTATCGCCGGAGGCTCGCCCAGGGCGAGCCGTTGCAATACGTCCTGGGCACGTGGCAGTTTCGGTGGTTGGAGCTGCGGGTAGACCCGAGGGGGCTCATCCCGCGACCCGAGACTGAGTTGCTTGTTGACTTGATCGCGACCGAGTTAAGACATCAGCGCGAGTCGCGAGTCCTAGAGCTTGGCACCGGCACCGGTGCCATCGCCGCTGCGATCGCGACGGAGTGTGAGCCAGGTGTAGTCGTTGCGACGGATTGCTCTGAGGCTGCGCTCGAACTCGCGAGCGAGAATTTGGTAAGACTCGGTCTTGAACAGGTCGTCGAATTGCGGCGAGGCTCATGGTGGGAGGCACTCGCCGATGATGAACGCTTCGATGTCATTTGCTCAAATCCTCCCTACGTTACCGAGGCTGAGTGGGTCCACCTCCCATCGGTGGTGCGAGCATTCGAACCCTGCCAAGCCCTGGTGGCGGGTCCAACAGGTCTTGAGTGCTACGAGGCCATCTTCACCGATGTCGGTCATCATCTCTCACCCAGCGGAGGCGTTCTCGCCCTCGAGATCGGGGCCTCACAGGCGAATGATGTTTCCCGACTTGCCAGAGACGCCGGCTTCTGTGAGGTCGTTGTTCACCAGGACCTGGCGGGTCGAGATCGCTTTGTCATTGCACGTTGGCGTCACGAACGGGGGTATTCATGA
- a CDS encoding L-threonylcarbamoyladenylate synthase, with the protein MRVFDLRTGRSCECDDAQAIELARAELQDGHGVISPTDTVFGLLADARNPASVAQIATIKQRASSTPPPVLIDSVETATSLVDEDRRPLFARIAQLWPGPLSVVIDVDRSLGESVNPGIGTVALRVPAPAWLRALCFDLPLAASSANLHGQPTPSEVTEVIAGLLGDDNDLHPWLTLALDRAASGAVASTVIDLSVDPPQVLRHGALPCAEVRHCLPQLECTHAQS; encoded by the coding sequence ATGAGAGTTTTCGATCTGCGGACCGGTCGGAGTTGTGAGTGTGATGATGCCCAAGCGATCGAGTTGGCACGCGCCGAGCTCCAGGACGGCCATGGCGTCATCAGCCCAACGGATACCGTCTTCGGCCTGCTTGCCGATGCACGGAATCCAGCGTCAGTGGCCCAGATCGCCACGATCAAGCAGCGGGCAAGTTCGACGCCTCCGCCGGTACTGATTGACAGCGTCGAAACGGCGACTTCTTTGGTAGACGAGGATCGGCGGCCGCTATTTGCAAGGATTGCTCAGCTATGGCCAGGCCCATTGTCGGTGGTTATCGATGTCGATCGCTCCCTTGGCGAGAGCGTCAACCCTGGGATCGGTACCGTAGCCCTGCGTGTTCCAGCGCCTGCATGGCTGCGGGCCCTGTGCTTTGATCTTCCGCTCGCCGCATCCTCGGCGAATCTCCATGGACAGCCAACACCCAGCGAGGTAACCGAGGTGATTGCCGGTTTGCTTGGAGACGATAACGACCTGCATCCATGGCTGACCCTGGCTCTGGATCGTGCTGCGTCGGGGGCTGTCGCCTCCACGGTGATCGATCTGAGTGTCGACCCTCCACAGGTCCTTCGCCACGGGGCCCTACCTTGCGCCGAGGTTCGTCACTGCTTGCCCCAACTGGAGTGCACCCATGCTCAGTCATGA
- a CDS encoding serine hydroxymethyltransferase: MARLINEEEERQRTTLQLIASENFTSRAVMEATASVLTNKYAEGYPSRRYYGGNQIVDQVETLAIDRCKQLFGAPYANVQPHAGANANAAAYLALLEPQGRVLAMRLDQGGHLTHGSPVNFSGQIYDFVSYGVRESDPNREWLDLDQMRQLAREQRPSLIVVGATAYSRIIEIDPIREIADEIGALVLFDAAHVAGLIAAGVYPNPLFTATGARGADVVTFTTHKTLRGPRGAAIVAHEDLGKRLDKAVFPGLQGGPLEHAIAAKAVAFGEALDPAFADYGRRVVENARTLADALAGEGFRIVSGGTDVHLLLLDLRDFDPELDGRGAQDRLDRSGITCNRNQIPFDPRSPFVTSGLRLGTAAMTTTGMTPVQMKTVASLISRVLRTKDDATCEEVRREVADLCRSFPPPSER, encoded by the coding sequence GTGGCACGGCTCATCAACGAGGAGGAGGAGCGTCAGCGCACCACCCTTCAGTTGATCGCGTCTGAGAACTTTACCTCCCGGGCCGTGATGGAGGCGACAGCCTCGGTGTTGACCAACAAGTATGCGGAGGGCTATCCAAGCCGGCGTTACTACGGAGGCAACCAGATCGTCGACCAGGTGGAGACCCTCGCGATTGACCGATGCAAACAGCTCTTTGGTGCCCCCTATGCCAACGTCCAGCCGCATGCGGGCGCCAATGCCAATGCGGCAGCCTATCTTGCACTCCTTGAGCCTCAAGGCCGGGTGCTTGCGATGCGATTGGACCAAGGTGGACACCTAACCCATGGGTCGCCAGTCAACTTCTCAGGACAGATCTATGATTTTGTCTCCTACGGGGTTCGGGAGTCGGACCCGAACCGAGAGTGGCTTGACCTCGACCAGATGCGCCAATTGGCCAGGGAACAGCGACCCTCCTTGATCGTCGTTGGGGCTACCGCCTACTCGAGAATCATCGAGATCGACCCCATCAGAGAGATCGCTGACGAGATCGGTGCCCTCGTCCTCTTCGATGCAGCCCATGTTGCTGGTTTGATTGCGGCCGGCGTCTACCCCAACCCGTTATTCACCGCTACTGGTGCTCGTGGTGCGGATGTGGTGACCTTTACGACGCACAAAACGCTGCGGGGCCCCCGCGGAGCTGCGATCGTCGCCCATGAGGATCTTGGGAAGCGTCTCGACAAAGCTGTCTTTCCCGGGCTTCAGGGGGGCCCACTCGAGCACGCGATCGCTGCTAAGGCGGTAGCCTTTGGCGAAGCACTCGATCCAGCCTTTGCCGACTATGGACGACGGGTGGTAGAGAATGCACGGACGCTCGCGGATGCCCTCGCTGGCGAGGGATTTCGCATCGTCTCCGGGGGCACGGATGTGCATCTTCTACTGCTTGATCTCCGCGACTTCGATCCCGAACTCGACGGCCGTGGCGCGCAAGACCGGCTCGATCGCAGCGGCATTACCTGTAATCGCAATCAGATACCGTTTGATCCCCGTTCTCCGTTTGTCACCAGTGGGCTACGCCTTGGCACCGCGGCGATGACGACGACTGGAATGACACCGGTTCAGATGAAGACGGTTGCATCGCTAATTTCAAGAGTCTTGCGCACGAAAGATGACGCCACCTGTGAGGAGGTGCGTCGCGAGGTAGCCGATCTTTGCCGATCGTTCCCTCCACCCTCAGAGCGGTAG
- a CDS encoding undecaprenyl/decaprenyl-phosphate alpha-N-acetylglucosaminyl 1-phosphate transferase — translation MQYIVVTAVAAIVTFLVVPIVRKVAFRTNQVVQPGGRMAHLKPTPTLGGIGMLVGFGAAMGAGRLLHAFRPVFTDSSEPTGVLFAAIAITAIGVIDDVWNLSAPAKVAGQVLSASLLWIFGVTMFWFKVPFAGIVVLSNSLTPLLTAIWVIAMENAINLIDGLDGLASGIVAIASLAFGLYSLRLEALGQLPSSSIGPLIAFGILGVCVGFLPHNWNPAKIFMGDTGAMLLGLLLAASTSVVGGRTANVSDQTFFFFAPLVIPFVILGVPMADLVFSVLRRTAHRVSFATPDKKHLHHRLMEMGHGPRRAVAILWAWTAILSAFALLPTYVGGLGFELPIAVAAVGVLLYTLFHPDLKGTHSRSGRAMQVIRSRRTRLPQ, via the coding sequence GTGCAATACATCGTCGTAACCGCCGTCGCTGCGATTGTGACGTTCTTGGTTGTCCCGATTGTTCGCAAGGTTGCCTTTCGAACCAACCAGGTTGTCCAACCCGGGGGCCGAATGGCCCATCTCAAGCCAACTCCGACGCTCGGCGGGATTGGTATGCTGGTCGGGTTCGGAGCAGCGATGGGCGCTGGTCGTTTGTTGCATGCGTTTCGGCCAGTGTTTACCGACTCATCAGAGCCGACGGGTGTGCTATTTGCGGCGATAGCGATCACAGCCATCGGCGTGATCGACGACGTCTGGAACCTCTCGGCGCCTGCCAAAGTTGCCGGACAGGTGCTTTCGGCTTCACTGTTGTGGATCTTCGGTGTCACGATGTTTTGGTTCAAAGTGCCGTTCGCGGGCATCGTTGTTCTCTCCAATTCGTTAACCCCACTGCTGACAGCCATCTGGGTGATCGCCATGGAGAATGCCATCAACCTCATCGACGGATTGGATGGCTTGGCTTCGGGTATCGTCGCGATCGCCTCCTTGGCTTTTGGTCTGTACTCCCTGCGGCTCGAGGCGCTGGGGCAGCTCCCGAGCTCTTCGATTGGCCCACTCATCGCCTTCGGGATCCTTGGGGTCTGTGTCGGCTTCTTGCCACACAACTGGAATCCCGCCAAGATCTTTATGGGTGACACCGGAGCCATGCTGTTGGGGCTGTTGTTGGCGGCGAGCACCTCGGTGGTGGGGGGCCGAACCGCCAACGTCTCCGATCAGACCTTTTTCTTCTTCGCACCACTGGTGATCCCATTCGTGATTCTTGGTGTTCCGATGGCTGATTTGGTGTTCTCAGTCTTGCGGCGAACGGCGCACCGTGTGAGCTTCGCAACGCCAGACAAAAAGCATCTGCATCATCGGCTCATGGAGATGGGGCATGGGCCAAGAAGGGCGGTGGCGATTCTCTGGGCCTGGACTGCGATCCTCTCGGCGTTTGCGCTGTTGCCAACCTATGTCGGTGGCCTCGGGTTCGAACTTCCGATCGCTGTTGCCGCCGTTGGCGTGCTCCTGTATACCTTGTTTCATCCAGATCTCAAGGGGACGCATTCACGGAGCGGGCGAGCGATGCAGGTTATTCGTAGTAGGAGAACGAGGTTGCCGCAATAG
- the atpB gene encoding F0F1 ATP synthase subunit A — translation MIFAGINFPPIAELLNWKPIAFGSTAFMFNKIAILTLLSAAITLILFFVAGRRQQLVPRGIQNIMESSVDFITNSVVIDVMGQEGLAWVPWLTGLFFFILFNNLFEVIPFIQMPATARTSVTIPLALIVYVTFIVVGIKKQGFGRYFKSALVPSGVPVALLILLVPIELLSTFIVRPFALAVRLFGNMLAGHLLLVTFAVISEALFVRGIGLIVLPLPAATLVVLTGYEIFVGFLQAFIFTILTAVYLGESLGGGH, via the coding sequence ATGATCTTTGCCGGAATTAACTTTCCGCCAATCGCGGAGCTATTGAACTGGAAGCCGATCGCCTTTGGTTCGACGGCCTTCATGTTCAACAAGATCGCTATTTTGACGCTGCTGTCGGCTGCGATCACACTGATTCTTTTCTTTGTCGCTGGTCGGCGTCAGCAGCTCGTTCCTCGTGGTATCCAAAACATCATGGAGTCGTCAGTCGATTTCATCACGAACTCGGTGGTGATCGATGTCATGGGTCAGGAGGGCTTGGCGTGGGTCCCTTGGTTGACGGGTCTTTTCTTCTTTATCCTGTTCAACAACCTTTTTGAGGTTATCCCGTTTATCCAAATGCCGGCCACGGCGCGCACCAGTGTGACGATTCCCTTGGCGCTGATCGTCTATGTCACCTTTATTGTCGTCGGTATCAAGAAGCAGGGTTTCGGGCGCTACTTTAAGTCAGCCCTGGTTCCGAGTGGGGTACCGGTAGCGTTGCTGATCTTGCTTGTCCCGATCGAACTGCTCTCGACCTTCATCGTTCGGCCCTTTGCGTTAGCGGTTCGACTTTTTGGCAATATGTTGGCTGGCCACCTTCTTTTGGTCACCTTCGCGGTCATCTCGGAGGCACTCTTTGTTCGTGGCATCGGTTTGATCGTTTTGCCGTTGCCTGCGGCTACCCTGGTGGTGTTGACCGGTTACGAGATTTTCGTAGGGTTTTTGCAGGCTTTTATCTTCACCATCTTGACCGCCGTCTACTTAGGCGAATCTTTGGGAGGTGGGCACTAA
- the atpE gene encoding ATP synthase F0 subunit C encodes MHSMMATIIAVAANVNLRKGLAELGSGLAYGLAALGPGIGIGIIFGQAISAIARQPETAGPVRSLAFLGFALAEALALIGFVVFVLLKYTG; translated from the coding sequence ATGCATAGCATGATGGCGACAATTATCGCAGTTGCGGCAAATGTCAACCTACGAAAGGGTCTTGCAGAGCTTGGGTCAGGTCTGGCCTACGGTCTTGCGGCGCTCGGACCTGGTATTGGTATTGGTATTATCTTCGGTCAGGCGATCTCGGCGATCGCGCGGCAGCCAGAGACGGCTGGACCGGTTCGATCGCTCGCCTTCTTGGGCTTCGCCCTTGCTGAGGCGCTGGCCTTGATCGGATTCGTCGTCTTCGTCCTCTTGAAGTACACCGGTTAA
- the atpF gene encoding F0F1 ATP synthase subunit B — protein sequence MLFGVVTQSPNPILPSTGEIIWSVISFAILLVLLVKFAFPPVASMMAKRSDKIRDDLEAAETARRDAERLLAERREELGRAREEGQRIIEDARATGEALRQEAVAEAQREAQIVRDQAQLQMAAERSRLILELRSDLAGMAIELSTRILAHELAASEVDPLVESFLAEADSE from the coding sequence GTGCTTTTCGGAGTAGTAACGCAATCCCCGAACCCGATCCTTCCATCCACTGGCGAGATTATCTGGTCGGTCATTTCCTTTGCCATCCTGTTGGTGCTGTTGGTGAAGTTCGCCTTCCCACCGGTTGCCTCCATGATGGCCAAGCGCAGTGACAAGATCCGAGACGATCTTGAGGCTGCTGAAACGGCGCGTCGTGACGCGGAACGGCTCCTCGCCGAGCGTCGCGAGGAGCTTGGTCGAGCCCGGGAAGAGGGGCAACGCATCATCGAGGACGCGCGGGCGACCGGCGAAGCTCTGCGCCAAGAAGCAGTTGCAGAGGCTCAGCGCGAAGCTCAAATCGTGCGAGATCAGGCGCAACTGCAGATGGCAGCCGAGCGATCTCGACTCATCCTGGAGCTGCGAAGTGATCTTGCGGGCATGGCGATCGAGCTTTCGACTCGCATCTTGGCACACGAGCTTGCGGCCAGCGAGGTAGACCCACTAGTGGAGTCGTTCCTCGCGGAGGCGGATTCGGAGTAG
- a CDS encoding F0F1 ATP synthase subunit delta: MRERTRGFAIATRDLLTSRGALAQGRDELVAVIALIESSVELTDLVIDRGLRADVRRSVLDELLADRVDSRMMALVGYVVETESAGEIPEVLAQLDEVLASTYVLGDGIATATGARARGYAQAVMRDLDREHQAGLLDELVGVNQLLGEQTALARALSGLGTSPEQRVGIVDDLLGSRLSSAALLVVRALVATTNPRSLVDSLERVMGDCSALLESQVARVTLAREVNEVYRSRITSSLEQRSGRELVVEWRVDESLIGGMVAVVGDRVYDVSVARELQRAQQLLAGR; encoded by the coding sequence ATGAGAGAGCGAACCCGAGGATTCGCCATCGCGACGCGGGATCTCTTGACCAGTCGGGGGGCGTTGGCGCAGGGCAGAGATGAGTTAGTGGCGGTTATTGCACTGATCGAGAGCTCTGTTGAGCTGACAGACTTGGTAATCGACCGTGGACTGCGTGCTGATGTTCGGCGCTCAGTGCTGGATGAACTCCTCGCAGACCGAGTCGATTCGCGCATGATGGCACTGGTCGGCTACGTCGTCGAGACCGAAAGCGCTGGTGAGATTCCCGAGGTGCTAGCCCAGCTCGATGAGGTGCTCGCCAGCACCTATGTGCTCGGTGATGGTATCGCGACGGCTACCGGAGCTCGAGCTCGTGGCTACGCGCAGGCGGTTATGCGCGATCTTGACCGTGAGCATCAGGCAGGCTTGCTGGATGAACTCGTTGGTGTCAATCAACTCTTAGGTGAACAGACAGCTCTTGCGCGCGCGCTCTCAGGGTTGGGGACCAGCCCAGAACAAAGGGTTGGCATCGTGGATGATCTACTCGGGTCACGTCTGTCGTCGGCGGCACTGCTCGTGGTACGGGCGTTGGTCGCAACTACCAATCCGCGTTCGCTCGTGGACTCACTGGAACGAGTGATGGGCGACTGTTCTGCCCTGTTGGAGAGTCAGGTGGCGCGTGTCACCCTGGCAAGAGAGGTGAACGAGGTCTATCGGTCTCGTATAACCTCCTCGCTTGAACAGCGGTCAGGTCGTGAGCTAGTGGTTGAGTGGCGAGTTGACGAATCGCTCATCGGTGGCATGGTTGCAGTCGTTGGTGATCGCGTCTATGACGTGAGTGTCGCTCGAGAACTACAGAGGGCCCAGCAGCTACTTGCAGGGCGATAA
- the atpA gene encoding F0F1 ATP synthase subunit alpha — protein MAVELKIDKSEIAGVIQRRLQEYATTTSGEEVGRVLEFGDGIASVSGLPSVAVNEVLRFANGTVGLALNLEEDTIGVVVLGDEEGISEGQLVKSTGEILSVPVGDGLLGRVVDPLGRPIDGLGPIESSIQRRLEVQAPGIVQRKPVGEPLQTGIKAIDAMTPIGRGQRELIIGDRKTGKTSVALDTIINQRGQGVKCIYVAIGQKGTSIAAVVDTLREHGALEYTVIVAAAASEAAPFKYLAPYSGCAMGQHWMENGEHALIVYDDLSKQADAYRQLSLLLRRPPGREAYPGDIFYLHSRLLERAAKLSDELGGGSLTALPIIETKAGDISAYIPTNVISITDGQVFLDSDLFNSGNRPAINVGTSVSRVGGAAQVKAMKEVSGSLRLDLAQFRELEAFATFGSELDKYAQAQLDRGYRLTELLKQNQGAPLSVAEQVVSIFAGITGLLDDLAVGDVTKFLPEMIGFLKARHPELMDEITNTGKMPDKQALTDAITTFAGGFATATKA, from the coding sequence ATGGCGGTTGAGCTAAAGATTGATAAGTCAGAGATTGCTGGAGTCATTCAGCGACGCCTACAGGAGTACGCGACGACCACCTCAGGTGAGGAGGTCGGTAGGGTGCTAGAGTTTGGCGATGGTATCGCCTCGGTATCAGGACTCCCGTCGGTGGCAGTCAACGAAGTGCTACGTTTTGCTAATGGAACGGTAGGACTCGCTTTGAACCTCGAGGAGGACACCATCGGTGTCGTCGTTTTGGGTGACGAGGAGGGCATCTCTGAGGGCCAGTTGGTGAAGTCGACCGGAGAAATCCTGTCAGTTCCGGTGGGAGATGGCCTGCTTGGTCGGGTTGTTGATCCGCTCGGGCGTCCCATTGATGGCTTGGGTCCTATCGAGTCTTCGATTCAGCGACGTCTTGAGGTGCAGGCACCGGGCATTGTGCAGCGCAAGCCAGTTGGCGAGCCGCTCCAAACCGGGATCAAGGCCATCGACGCGATGACCCCGATTGGTCGTGGGCAGCGCGAGCTCATTATTGGGGATCGCAAAACCGGCAAGACGAGCGTAGCGCTCGATACCATTATCAACCAGCGCGGACAAGGTGTGAAGTGCATCTATGTCGCTATCGGGCAGAAGGGGACCTCCATCGCCGCGGTGGTCGATACCCTTCGTGAACATGGAGCTCTCGAGTACACCGTGATCGTGGCTGCTGCTGCATCAGAGGCTGCACCGTTTAAATATCTCGCGCCCTATTCCGGTTGCGCGATGGGCCAGCATTGGATGGAGAACGGCGAGCATGCACTGATCGTTTACGACGATCTCTCCAAGCAGGCTGATGCCTATCGTCAGCTCTCGCTCTTGTTGCGACGACCGCCGGGTCGCGAGGCTTACCCTGGGGACATTTTTTACCTGCACTCTCGATTGCTAGAGCGTGCAGCCAAGCTCAGCGATGAGCTCGGTGGGGGTTCGCTTACGGCGTTGCCGATCATCGAGACGAAGGCTGGAGACATCTCTGCCTACATCCCCACCAACGTCATCTCGATCACCGATGGCCAGGTGTTCCTCGACTCTGATCTGTTTAACTCGGGCAATCGCCCAGCCATCAACGTGGGAACGTCGGTTTCGCGCGTCGGTGGTGCCGCACAGGTCAAGGCGATGAAGGAAGTTTCTGGAAGCCTTCGGCTCGACCTGGCGCAGTTCCGCGAGCTCGAGGCGTTCGCGACGTTCGGCTCCGAGCTTGACAAGTATGCGCAGGCACAACTCGACCGAGGGTATCGGTTGACGGAGCTTTTGAAGCAGAATCAGGGCGCCCCGCTTTCGGTTGCTGAGCAAGTGGTGAGTATCTTTGCAGGAATCACTGGGCTCCTCGATGATCTCGCTGTCGGTGATGTCACGAAGTTCCTGCCAGAGATGATTGGCTTTTTGAAGGCTCGGCACCCGGAGTTGATGGACGAGATCACCAACACTGGCAAGATGCCTGATAAGCAGGCACTGACTGACGCGATCACGACCTTCGCGGGTGGATTCGCCACCGCGACCAAGGCGTAA
- the atpG gene encoding ATP synthase F1 subunit gamma: MPGGKERALRGRIRSVNSTKKITKAMELIAASRIVKAVGRIGGARTYFREVSELTRELLVTLPSYRPPLTKTSTGTTVLILVTSDRGLCGGYNSSVIRAYEEQMRTTEGPIELVSIGRRIESYLHFRGIESNVHINGVTHLPTLDQAYAIMGPIMKRVDAGEVARVVVISNRFYSLGVQRLEETTLVPVDTSSVIETGDDTVERFDFEAEPSLEAVVDSALHQLIVAEFFGLLLEASAAEHAARQRAMKNATDNATELVKGLTRAMNRVRQDAITTEITEIVGGAEALAQGDHAMSGDER, from the coding sequence GTGCCAGGCGGAAAGGAACGGGCACTTCGAGGGCGCATTCGGAGTGTGAACTCTACGAAGAAGATCACCAAGGCGATGGAGTTGATCGCGGCCTCGCGCATCGTCAAAGCGGTTGGGCGTATCGGGGGTGCACGAACCTACTTCCGAGAGGTCTCTGAATTGACGCGAGAGCTGTTGGTCACGTTGCCAAGCTATCGGCCACCGTTGACCAAGACCAGCACCGGTACGACCGTGCTGATTCTGGTCACCTCTGACCGAGGATTGTGTGGTGGTTATAATAGCTCGGTGATTCGTGCCTACGAAGAGCAGATGCGCACGACCGAAGGACCCATTGAACTGGTGTCAATCGGCCGACGGATCGAGAGCTACCTGCATTTTCGGGGCATCGAGAGCAATGTCCATATCAATGGTGTTACCCATCTGCCGACCCTTGACCAGGCATACGCGATCATGGGTCCAATTATGAAGCGGGTCGACGCTGGAGAGGTGGCCCGGGTTGTGGTGATCTCAAATCGCTTCTACTCGCTTGGCGTCCAGCGCCTCGAAGAGACGACCCTTGTGCCAGTAGACACCAGCTCGGTTATTGAGACCGGTGATGATACTGTTGAACGCTTTGACTTTGAAGCGGAGCCATCGCTTGAAGCCGTCGTTGATTCCGCGTTGCACCAGCTCATCGTCGCTGAGTTCTTTGGGCTCTTGCTCGAGGCCTCGGCTGCAGAACACGCCGCGCGTCAGCGGGCGATGAAGAACGCGACCGATAACGCAACCGAGCTGGTCAAGGGCCTGACGAGGGCGATGAACCGGGTTCGACAAGATGCTATTACTACCGAGATTACAGAAATCGTTGGTGGCGCTGAGGCACTCGCACAGGGTGACCACGCCATGAGTGGAGATGAGAGGTAA